In Sebaldella termitidis ATCC 33386, one DNA window encodes the following:
- a CDS encoding glycosyltransferase family 9 protein, producing the protein MKILIIRFSSFGDVLMTSPVLKKIKKVYPDSEIDFLVYDSFSEAVTDNPNLNNIYIFPKKKSKDFDYINKLISELKEKKYDYVIDLHSKLLSGYIGKKLKTNYIKYQKRKWWKTILVKLRLIRYKADLPIVKQYFRPLKKLNIFYENEKTEFFFNLSIEDNLNKKYNLNEEYLILAPGASKNTKKWVYFNELAALLTEKLNMKIYVIGGKEDFGVVKEGKNIIDLCGKLSFKESGALLKHAKFSVTNDSGPFHISVGVDTKTFVIFGPTDSGMFLFGENEILISSNQKCSPCSLHGDDECPKKHFNCMKLLLPEQVFEVIKEKINENTGN; encoded by the coding sequence ATGAAAATTTTGATAATAAGATTTAGTTCTTTTGGTGATGTTTTAATGACATCACCGGTTTTGAAAAAAATAAAAAAAGTTTATCCCGATTCTGAGATAGACTTTTTAGTGTATGATAGTTTTTCAGAGGCTGTGACTGATAATCCAAATTTGAATAATATTTATATTTTTCCTAAAAAGAAAAGTAAAGATTTTGATTATATAAATAAATTAATATCTGAATTAAAGGAAAAAAAATATGATTATGTAATAGACCTCCACTCAAAATTATTATCAGGATATATTGGAAAAAAATTAAAGACAAATTACATTAAATATCAAAAAAGAAAATGGTGGAAAACTATATTGGTAAAGCTGAGATTAATTCGGTATAAAGCAGATCTGCCAATAGTGAAACAGTATTTCAGACCATTAAAAAAATTAAATATTTTTTATGAAAATGAAAAAACTGAATTTTTTTTCAATTTATCTATTGAAGATAATTTAAATAAGAAGTATAATCTAAATGAAGAATATCTGATTTTAGCTCCGGGAGCATCTAAAAATACTAAAAAATGGGTTTATTTTAATGAACTTGCTGCTCTTTTGACTGAAAAATTAAATATGAAAATTTATGTCATAGGAGGAAAGGAAGATTTCGGGGTAGTAAAAGAAGGTAAAAATATCATTGATTTATGCGGAAAACTGTCATTCAAAGAAAGCGGTGCTTTATTAAAGCATGCGAAGTTTTCTGTAACAAACGATTCAGGACCTTTTCATATTTCCGTGGGAGTAGATACCAAAACTTTTGTTATTTTTGGTCCCACTGATTCCGGAATGTTTTTATTCGGAGAGAATGAAATATTAATAAGTTCAAATCAGAAATGCTCACCGTGTTCGCTTCACGGGGATGATGAATGTCCTAAGAAACATTTTAACTGTATGAAATTATTACTGCCTGAACAGGTATTTGAAGTGATTAAGGAGAAGATAAATGAAAATACTGGCAATTGA
- a CDS encoding DUF4912 domain-containing protein, which produces MKYLEDMSNEELLMIAKRERILLSLKFLREELINSLEVKGYEKMDPVKAAQEVAELEKERNRPKKNEIRIAADGSVEVVEIPLEPHEIEDAYEIKEEKAPENEHSREIENDLEVAKEIAREIDEEMMRKKIITETPDTEKEIKSNNENGMENGEKIIAASEKSVEETNLIPEEKINEIVPAGAEEAEVLPGERNNIRIVFLNQEVELPARKKQRKKYHRNFIFRRGAKKLRDKTRGLYDLRSKMEFYPTSLDEDFVNRRIKERKVQNSKYIIGNERISENSDKKDVFFDKAPLPSAYFVDEVVLMPKNNNTLFAYWEIRDDTYNKLKQEKNVLSNVVIKVYKNGVEDQRIIRSERLGSHYIHNIEAAQDYDVSIGYENAAGEYIEIAHSSRALAPRDKASENKDLKWLEVNENNDKKELKAETDIDTDESYIDEDVFSVLLDKLRNVRSS; this is translated from the coding sequence ATGAAATATCTGGAAGATATGAGTAATGAAGAATTACTTATGATTGCCAAAAGGGAAAGAATACTGTTAAGCTTAAAATTCTTAAGGGAAGAGCTGATAAACAGCCTTGAAGTAAAAGGCTATGAAAAAATGGATCCTGTAAAAGCTGCACAGGAAGTAGCAGAGCTGGAAAAAGAAAGAAACCGTCCGAAAAAAAATGAAATAAGAATAGCAGCTGACGGAAGTGTCGAAGTAGTAGAAATACCCTTAGAGCCGCATGAAATAGAAGATGCATATGAAATTAAAGAAGAAAAAGCACCAGAAAATGAACATTCGCGTGAGATTGAAAATGATCTTGAAGTAGCTAAAGAAATAGCAAGGGAGATTGATGAAGAAATGATGAGAAAAAAAATTATCACTGAAACTCCTGATACTGAAAAAGAGATAAAATCAAATAATGAAAACGGAATGGAAAATGGCGAGAAAATAATTGCTGCATCAGAAAAATCAGTTGAGGAGACAAATTTAATACCAGAGGAAAAAATCAATGAAATAGTTCCTGCCGGGGCAGAAGAAGCAGAAGTGCTGCCTGGTGAGAGAAATAACATAAGAATCGTATTTTTGAATCAGGAAGTAGAATTGCCGGCAAGAAAAAAACAAAGAAAGAAATATCATAGAAATTTTATATTCAGAAGAGGTGCAAAGAAATTAAGAGATAAAACAAGAGGTCTTTATGACTTAAGGTCAAAGATGGAGTTTTATCCGACATCACTGGATGAGGATTTCGTAAACAGAAGAATAAAAGAAAGAAAAGTGCAGAACTCTAAGTATATAATAGGAAATGAAAGAATTTCAGAAAATTCAGATAAAAAAGATGTATTTTTTGATAAGGCCCCTCTTCCAAGTGCTTATTTTGTGGATGAAGTGGTACTAATGCCTAAAAATAACAATACTTTATTTGCATACTGGGAAATCAGAGATGATACATACAATAAATTAAAACAGGAAAAAAATGTACTCAGTAATGTAGTAATAAAAGTGTATAAGAATGGTGTCGAAGATCAGAGAATAATACGAAGTGAAAGACTGGGAAGCCATTATATACATAATATAGAGGCAGCACAGGATTATGATGTAAGTATAGGTTATGAAAATGCTGCAGGTGAATATATAGAAATAGCTCATTCTTCAAGAGCACTTGCGCCAAGAGATAAGGCCTCTGAAAATAAAGATCTGAAATGGCTGGAGGTTAACGAAAATAACGATAAAAAAGAACTGAAAGCTGAAACAGACATTGATACAGATGAAAGCTATATAGATGAAGATGTCTTTTCAGTATTGCTTGATAAATTAAGAAATGTAAGATCTTCTTAA
- a CDS encoding DUF1694 domain-containing protein: protein MDDMNNDDIMKKIEQEKDRAYSKQLEKNIFLGEYKERVIAALTKEEVEEKGVYKEIIQALKTKEAKNLKIARDIEFSKIKDYVAEAEKIGINYQLVDGLSYSGNIGLVVSADDALENPVENPIIKSVPERFREKGLADIYYESMGEKICEFHKNVIHDELPEFESKYRDITLIDRVLGVKCPIDEKLGGKKRG, encoded by the coding sequence ATGGATGATATGAATAATGATGATATAATGAAAAAAATAGAACAGGAAAAAGACAGGGCATATAGTAAACAGCTTGAAAAGAATATTTTTTTGGGCGAATATAAAGAGAGGGTAATTGCTGCTTTGACAAAAGAAGAAGTAGAAGAGAAGGGAGTGTACAAGGAAATAATTCAGGCACTTAAAACAAAAGAAGCAAAAAACCTCAAAATTGCCAGGGATATAGAGTTCTCAAAGATAAAAGACTATGTTGCGGAAGCTGAAAAAATTGGTATAAATTATCAGCTTGTAGATGGGTTATCATATTCTGGAAACATAGGTCTGGTAGTGTCAGCAGATGATGCACTGGAAAATCCGGTGGAAAATCCTATAATAAAAAGTGTACCTGAAAGATTCAGGGAAAAGGGTCTTGCTGATATATATTATGAATCAATGGGGGAAAAAATCTGTGAATTTCATAAAAATGTTATACATGACGAGCTGCCGGAATTTGAAAGTAAATATAGAGATATTACATTAATAGATAGAGTTCTGGGAGTAAAATGTCCAATAGATGAAAAATTAGGAGGAAAAAAACGTGGTTGA
- a CDS encoding glycosyltransferase family 9 protein: MNILIIHTAFIGDIALSTPFVRAVSDKYPDADLYYLTTPAGAALLQNNPLIKEIIVFDKKGKDKGLKGFFKTAKLLRKYKFHTVFILHRYLRSSFLGYFSGAKERIGFDVASGSFLYTKKIKYRKDLHEIDRLLKFVDGETGKYKVEIYPSDINVGNIDAIWQKHGIKDQKIVAVAPGSKWFTKMWPKEYFDELINKLNGLKNVKIILVGGKEDKEIELKNESKAIDLRGATSLSDLAEILKRSDVLVTNDSSPIHIGSAFEKPFIAAIFGPTVKEFGFTPSNKKNTVIEIEGLECRPCGIHGHDKCPLGHFKCMREILPEKVFEIVADKLEIKLDNTLKNPEE; this comes from the coding sequence ATGAATATATTAATTATTCACACAGCATTTATAGGAGATATAGCATTATCTACACCATTTGTAAGAGCTGTCAGTGATAAGTATCCCGATGCAGATTTATATTATCTAACAACGCCGGCAGGAGCAGCACTTTTACAGAATAATCCTTTAATAAAGGAGATTATTGTTTTTGATAAAAAAGGAAAAGACAAAGGACTGAAAGGTTTTTTTAAAACAGCAAAGCTCCTTCGAAAATATAAATTTCATACAGTATTTATATTACATAGATATTTAAGAAGCAGTTTTCTGGGATATTTTTCCGGAGCGAAGGAAAGAATCGGCTTTGATGTGGCTTCCGGCAGTTTTTTATACACAAAAAAAATAAAATACAGAAAAGACCTTCATGAAATAGACAGATTATTGAAATTTGTCGATGGTGAAACCGGAAAATATAAAGTGGAGATATATCCTTCCGATATTAATGTCGGAAATATAGATGCAATATGGCAGAAACATGGTATAAAAGATCAGAAAATAGTAGCTGTGGCTCCGGGGAGCAAATGGTTTACGAAGATGTGGCCAAAAGAATATTTTGACGAGCTTATAAATAAATTAAACGGGCTAAAAAATGTAAAAATAATTCTAGTAGGCGGAAAAGAAGACAAAGAAATAGAATTAAAAAATGAAAGCAAGGCAATAGATTTACGAGGTGCGACTTCATTGTCCGATCTGGCGGAGATTTTGAAAAGAAGTGATGTGCTGGTGACAAATGACAGTTCGCCTATTCATATAGGCTCTGCTTTTGAAAAACCGTTTATAGCTGCAATATTTGGTCCTACTGTAAAGGAATTCGGATTTACTCCTTCAAATAAAAAAAATACTGTTATTGAAATAGAAGGCTTGGAATGCCGTCCCTGTGGAATACATGGGCATGATAAGTGTCCTTTGGGACATTTCAAATGTATGAGGGAAATTCTTCCTGAAAAAGTTTTTGAAATTGTAGCAGATAAATTAGAAATCAAATTAGACAACACTCTAAAGAATCCAGAGGAATAG
- the tsaD gene encoding tRNA (adenosine(37)-N6)-threonylcarbamoyltransferase complex transferase subunit TsaD: MKILAIETSCDETSVAIIEDGKKVLSNIVSSQIKIHEKYGGVVPEIASRHHIENILPVFEEALDEAKLSIDDIDYIAVTYTPGLIGALLVGVAFAKAVSYSAGIPLIPVHHLKGHVYSSFIEYDIKLPAISLVVSGGHTILLKINEDYEFTLMGETLDDAAGEVYDKIARLLGLGYPGGPKIDSLSEKGVHDLKIKKPNVKENEFSFSGVKTFVTNYINNEKMKGNIINKENIARSFQDTVITILSEKAVNLCKKEGIKTLTVVGGVSANKALRRKMTEMGEENNIEVFFPGLEYCTDNAAMIGVAAYYELKKKGRDYNYILLDAVASKDMFL, encoded by the coding sequence ATGAAAATACTGGCAATTGAGACATCGTGTGACGAAACTTCGGTTGCAATAATAGAAGACGGAAAAAAAGTACTGAGCAATATAGTTTCCAGCCAGATTAAGATACATGAAAAATACGGCGGAGTGGTTCCGGAGATAGCATCAAGACATCATATAGAAAATATTCTGCCTGTTTTTGAAGAGGCGCTGGATGAAGCAAAATTATCTATAGACGACATAGATTATATAGCAGTAACATATACTCCGGGACTGATAGGAGCATTGCTTGTAGGAGTGGCTTTTGCCAAAGCGGTTAGTTATTCTGCGGGAATTCCTCTGATACCGGTACATCACCTTAAAGGTCATGTATATTCCAGCTTTATTGAATATGACATAAAGCTTCCGGCAATATCACTGGTTGTTTCAGGCGGACATACCATTCTTTTGAAAATTAATGAAGATTATGAATTTACGTTAATGGGGGAAACACTTGATGATGCAGCCGGAGAAGTGTATGATAAAATAGCAAGACTTTTAGGGCTGGGTTATCCGGGAGGACCTAAAATTGACAGTTTATCTGAAAAAGGTGTACATGATTTAAAGATAAAAAAGCCAAATGTGAAGGAAAATGAATTTAGCTTCAGCGGAGTAAAAACATTTGTAACCAATTACATTAATAATGAAAAAATGAAGGGCAATATTATTAACAAGGAAAATATAGCAAGATCTTTTCAAGATACAGTCATTACAATTTTAAGTGAAAAAGCAGTAAATCTGTGTAAAAAAGAAGGAATAAAAACATTGACAGTTGTTGGCGGTGTGTCTGCAAATAAAGCTCTGAGAAGAAAAATGACAGAAATGGGAGAAGAAAATAATATTGAAGTTTTTTTTCCGGGCTTGGAATACTGTACTGACAACGCTGCCATGATAGGGGTAGCTGCATATTATGAATTAAAGAAGAAAGGAAGAGATTATAATTATATTTTATTAGATGCTGTTGCTTCTAAAGATATGTTTTTATAA
- a CDS encoding glycosyltransferase family 9 protein codes for MESKRALIISFSGIGDAVLTEVLCENLKQMFPEITVDMVVKDNSFPLFLNNSAVDNVIPYFNNERKNYLEYIKKTWNVMKKKYDIILDVESTPRSELFSLFGKKADYRAGWYKVSKHKFLWMKVKRGFFYNNKIVRDNKESVTKNLTKFLDPLIKISSLENYKKTFDFKICITDEEKQEMRKIMKEAGIDFSKPVIMCAVNSVSNGKRWRKDYMTEVLKYILNNYDYQLLLFYTPNEKEYTVNLAEELQNDRVFYSIETKDVRDLAKLMANSDYYFGNEGGARHIAQAVELPGFAVFSPDASKKDWLVNNGNTDYDGIEARDILGDSVYSMSEHERYDVITPQEVIKRLEPKLLKLRKN; via the coding sequence ATGGAATCGAAAAGAGCTTTGATCATAAGTTTTTCAGGAATAGGAGATGCGGTATTAACAGAAGTTTTGTGTGAAAATCTGAAACAGATGTTTCCGGAAATAACAGTTGATATGGTAGTAAAAGATAATAGTTTCCCGTTATTTTTGAATAATTCAGCAGTAGATAATGTCATACCTTATTTCAATAATGAGAGAAAAAATTATCTGGAATATATAAAAAAAACATGGAATGTTATGAAAAAAAAATATGACATTATACTGGATGTAGAATCTACACCAAGAAGCGAGCTTTTTTCTTTATTCGGGAAAAAAGCCGACTATCGTGCGGGATGGTATAAAGTGTCTAAACATAAGTTTTTATGGATGAAAGTAAAAAGAGGATTTTTTTATAATAATAAGATAGTAAGAGATAATAAAGAAAGTGTTACTAAAAATCTTACTAAGTTCTTAGACCCTCTTATTAAAATTTCATCTTTGGAAAACTATAAAAAAACTTTTGATTTTAAAATATGTATAACAGATGAGGAAAAACAGGAAATGAGAAAAATCATGAAAGAAGCCGGAATAGATTTTTCAAAGCCTGTAATTATGTGTGCTGTAAATTCTGTGAGTAATGGAAAAAGATGGCGGAAAGACTATATGACGGAAGTTTTGAAATATATTCTGAATAATTATGATTATCAGCTTTTACTTTTTTATACGCCGAACGAAAAGGAGTATACTGTAAATTTGGCAGAAGAATTACAGAACGACAGAGTATTTTACAGTATAGAAACAAAGGATGTAAGGGATCTTGCAAAATTAATGGCAAATTCAGATTATTATTTTGGAAATGAAGGCGGTGCAAGACATATAGCACAGGCTGTGGAGCTTCCGGGCTTTGCAGTATTCTCACCTGATGCATCAAAAAAGGACTGGCTTGTAAATAACGGAAATACAGATTATGACGGTATAGAAGCAAGAGATATTCTGGGAGATAGTGTTTACAGTATGAGTGAACATGAGAGATATGATGTGATTACACCCCAAGAAGTAATAAAGAGACTTGAGCCGAAGCTTTTAAAGCTCCGTAAGAATTAA
- a CDS encoding glycosyltransferase: MESICFFNKFKSWGGGEKWHYEAANFFQKNGYKISVICHGKGELLKRMKKNKNISSFKTTGRKYAYLNIFTVLRMVYFLKKNKIDTIIYNSFEDVRLGGFAAVLAGVKVQIFRSGMPKYIKEKKLQKFFQKYIDIIFTNSLESKEIIENNNPFLRGKIRILKNGIIFSETDTEEKILESIIVMGNSARFDYQKDQKTILQALKLLKDKNVKFKFLFAGDGELNSDLIKLRNQLGLEEVEFKGFMDNCDELYKNLDIFILSSIFEGSSNSLIEAMSFKDAVIVSDIQSNLEIIDNGRYGISFKVGSPEDLFEKLFDVINNKEKLLELKEKALEGVKKNYNYNVNMKNFENQLIEVHAKINGK; the protein is encoded by the coding sequence ATGGAAAGTATATGCTTTTTTAACAAATTCAAAAGTTGGGGTGGTGGAGAAAAATGGCATTATGAGGCTGCTAACTTTTTCCAAAAGAATGGATACAAAATTTCCGTGATATGTCATGGAAAAGGTGAACTGTTAAAAAGAATGAAAAAAAATAAAAATATATCTTCTTTTAAAACTACAGGAAGAAAATATGCGTATCTAAATATATTTACTGTTTTAAGAATGGTTTATTTTCTTAAAAAGAATAAAATAGATACGATTATTTATAACTCATTTGAGGATGTTCGCTTAGGAGGTTTTGCAGCAGTGCTGGCAGGTGTTAAAGTCCAGATTTTCAGGAGCGGAATGCCTAAATATATAAAAGAGAAAAAATTACAAAAATTCTTTCAAAAATATATAGATATAATCTTTACTAATTCTTTGGAGAGTAAAGAAATAATTGAAAATAATAATCCCTTTTTAAGGGGAAAAATACGTATATTAAAAAATGGAATTATTTTTTCTGAAACAGATACAGAGGAAAAAATTCTTGAAAGTATAATAGTAATGGGAAATAGCGCCAGATTTGACTATCAGAAAGATCAAAAAACAATACTGCAGGCTTTAAAATTATTAAAAGATAAAAATGTGAAATTTAAATTTTTATTCGCAGGAGATGGAGAATTAAATTCTGACTTAATAAAATTAAGAAATCAGCTTGGACTAGAAGAAGTAGAATTTAAAGGGTTTATGGATAATTGTGATGAGTTGTACAAAAATCTCGATATTTTCATTTTAAGTTCAATATTTGAAGGAAGTTCGAATTCACTGATAGAAGCAATGAGCTTTAAAGATGCAGTTATAGTCTCGGATATACAGTCAAATTTGGAAATTATTGACAACGGCAGATACGGAATTTCATTCAAAGTAGGAAGCCCGGAAGATTTATTTGAAAAATTGTTTGATGTTATTAATAATAAAGAAAAGTTATTGGAATTAAAAGAAAAAGCACTGGAAGGTGTAAAGAAAAATTATAATTATAATGTAAATATGAAAAATTTTGAAAATCAGCTAATTGAAGTACATGCTAAAATAAATGGAAAGTGA
- the murA gene encoding UDP-N-acetylglucosamine 1-carboxyvinyltransferase — protein sequence MVDGFKITGKRALNGVIPVSGAKNAALPILIGTLVEKGEYIIRNVPNLRDIRVLVKLLEDLGMTVEQINENDYKIINNGFRRNEASYEIVKKMRASFLVMGPMISNLNESVVSLPGGCAIGSRPVDLHIKGFEALGAEITQVHGYIHAKSDNLKGAEINLKFPSVGATENLMMAAVKVPGKTIIGNAAREPEIVDLGNFLIKMGAKITGLGTSSIEIEGVEELHACEYSVMPDRIEAGTYIIASIITDGELKVKDARLDDLGVFKSELEDMGIIFEYEDGNILKINGKLESLKPARIRTIPHPGFPTDMQPQMMLLLSLVNGTSELEETVFENRFMHVPEFNRMGTDISIRHGVAVVSGGLPLSGAEVMASDLRAGAALVLAGLAAEGTTVVNRVYHIDRGYDKLEEKLNKVGAKIERIKLDA from the coding sequence GTGGTTGATGGATTCAAAATAACTGGAAAAAGAGCATTGAACGGTGTAATACCGGTAAGCGGGGCAAAAAATGCAGCACTGCCTATACTAATAGGAACACTTGTGGAAAAAGGGGAGTATATTATCAGAAATGTACCGAATCTGAGAGATATAAGAGTATTGGTAAAACTTCTTGAAGATTTGGGAATGACAGTGGAGCAAATTAATGAAAATGATTATAAAATAATAAATAATGGTTTTAGAAGAAACGAAGCAAGCTATGAAATAGTAAAAAAAATGAGAGCTTCATTTTTAGTTATGGGTCCGATGATCAGCAATCTGAATGAATCAGTGGTTTCACTTCCGGGAGGATGTGCAATAGGGTCAAGACCTGTGGATCTTCATATAAAAGGTTTTGAAGCACTTGGTGCAGAAATTACTCAGGTACACGGATATATTCATGCAAAATCTGATAATCTGAAAGGTGCAGAGATAAATTTAAAGTTTCCGAGTGTAGGAGCTACAGAAAATTTAATGATGGCAGCAGTAAAAGTTCCGGGGAAAACAATAATAGGAAATGCAGCAAGAGAGCCTGAAATAGTAGATTTGGGAAATTTTTTGATAAAAATGGGTGCCAAAATAACAGGTCTTGGGACAAGTTCTATAGAAATAGAAGGTGTGGAGGAGCTTCATGCTTGTGAATACAGCGTAATGCCGGACAGAATAGAAGCAGGAACTTATATTATCGCCTCTATAATTACAGATGGCGAACTAAAAGTAAAAGATGCAAGACTGGATGATCTTGGAGTTTTTAAATCTGAGCTTGAAGATATGGGAATAATTTTTGAGTATGAAGATGGAAATATACTGAAAATAAACGGAAAGCTTGAAAGCCTGAAGCCTGCAAGAATAAGAACAATACCTCATCCGGGATTTCCTACTGATATGCAGCCGCAAATGATGCTGTTATTATCTCTTGTTAACGGTACAAGCGAGCTTGAGGAAACAGTTTTTGAAAACAGATTTATGCATGTTCCGGAATTTAACAGAATGGGAACTGATATAAGTATCAGACACGGTGTTGCTGTAGTAAGCGGAGGACTTCCTTTAAGCGGTGCAGAGGTAATGGCGTCTGATCTGAGAGCAGGAGCTGCTTTGGTGCTGGCAGGGCTGGCAGCAGAAGGAACTACTGTAGTAAACAGGGTTTATCATATAGACAGAGGATATGACAAGCTTGAGGAGAAACTAAATAAAGTCGGGGCTAAAATCGAAAGAATAAAATTAGACGCATAA